In Candidatus Defluviibacterium haderslevense, the following are encoded in one genomic region:
- a CDS encoding biopolymer transporter ExbD, which yields MAEMNVPQGGGKKGHKKARSKKMSTRVDLTAMVDLGFLLITFFMLATTFNKPKTMEINKPAKDDDKKVEEPPIKMSKTVSFMLGNNDKVYWYVSPDEIDATTQLALDSVDYSPTGIRKIIQLRQNQVQQQWGNKEDLFIMIKPLPSSKLKNTVDILDEMTINGVTRYAILPVTDPIDSLVALTIGQSRK from the coding sequence ATGGCTGAAATGAATGTCCCCCAGGGGGGAGGTAAAAAGGGTCACAAAAAAGCTAGATCGAAGAAAATGTCTACCCGTGTGGATCTTACTGCTATGGTGGACTTGGGGTTCTTATTGATAACCTTCTTTATGTTGGCTACTACGTTTAACAAGCCAAAAACCATGGAAATCAATAAGCCTGCAAAAGATGATGATAAAAAAGTTGAAGAACCACCCATTAAAATGTCAAAAACCGTCAGCTTTATGTTGGGGAATAATGATAAAGTTTATTGGTATGTGTCTCCGGACGAAATTGATGCAACAACACAATTAGCTTTAGATAGCGTGGATTATAGCCCAACAGGGATTAGAAAAATCATTCAACTACGTCAAAATCAAGTCCAACAGCAATGGGGCAATAAAGAGGATTTATTCATCATGATTAAACCACTACCAAGTAGCAAATTAAAAAACACCGTGGATATCCTTGATGAAATGACCATTAACGGTGTAACTAGATATGCCATATTGCCAGTGACAGATCCTATTGATTCATTAGTCGCTTTAACTATCGGACAATCCAGAAAATAA
- the lpxK gene encoding tetraacyldisaccharide 4'-kinase — protein MNKVTAFFLAPFSFLYGIGVSFYQSLFQSGLLKSIKFNIPVISIGNLSVGGTGKSPHIEYLIRLLEAYMPVGVLSRGYKRKTVGHILLNLSHTVEDVGDEPVQIKRKFPHVPFAVNKNRSTGIPKLLSQHPEIKVILLDDAFQHLEVTPSLSILLTEYAHPYSEDYLLPGGRLREWRYGARRADIVIVTKCPHSPTPDEEFIWRKKLRLQERQQLFFTGIKYLQPYNIFNREQVYLLNPSLHIFLISAIAQSDYLTDFIRPQVGALTEFIYEDHHYFDEVELNVIIQKYLAISHSNKMILTTEKDATRLMLHSSLFEKHQIVIYAMPIEIECFNKIRFDSWIKNNLLAFKV, from the coding sequence TTGAATAAAGTTACTGCATTTTTCTTAGCCCCTTTTTCATTCCTATACGGTATAGGTGTTAGTTTTTATCAAAGTCTTTTTCAATCCGGTTTATTAAAATCCATTAAATTTAATATTCCGGTCATTAGTATTGGAAATTTATCTGTTGGTGGCACTGGGAAGTCTCCCCATATTGAGTATCTCATTAGATTGCTTGAAGCTTATATGCCAGTAGGTGTGTTAAGCAGAGGATATAAAAGAAAAACAGTGGGACATATACTGCTTAACCTTTCACATACTGTAGAAGATGTTGGTGATGAACCTGTGCAGATTAAAAGAAAATTTCCGCATGTTCCTTTCGCTGTAAATAAAAATAGATCTACTGGAATACCTAAATTATTGAGTCAACATCCTGAAATAAAAGTCATTTTGTTGGATGATGCTTTTCAGCATTTAGAAGTTACTCCTTCATTAAGTATTTTATTAACAGAATACGCACACCCTTATTCTGAAGATTATCTTTTACCGGGTGGACGACTTAGAGAATGGCGCTATGGAGCTCGTCGTGCAGATATAGTCATTGTGACCAAATGTCCTCATAGTCCAACTCCGGACGAAGAATTCATTTGGAGAAAAAAATTACGTTTGCAAGAACGCCAGCAACTTTTTTTTACCGGTATAAAATATTTGCAGCCATACAATATTTTTAACCGGGAGCAAGTGTATTTGCTCAATCCTTCATTGCATATTTTTCTGATTAGCGCCATTGCTCAATCTGATTATTTAACCGATTTTATTAGACCGCAGGTGGGTGCATTAACAGAATTTATTTATGAGGATCATCATTACTTTGATGAAGTGGAATTAAATGTAATTATTCAAAAGTATTTGGCCATTTCACATTCTAATAAAATGATATTGACTACTGAGAAAGACGCCACCAGATTAATGCTCCATTCCAGTTTATTTGAAAAACATCAAATAGTTATTTATGCTATGCCAATAGAAATTGAATGTTTTAATAAGATTCGCTTTGATTCATGGATCAAAAACAATTTATTGGCCTTTAAAGTATAA
- the murA gene encoding UDP-N-acetylglucosamine 1-carboxyvinyltransferase codes for MNQSDRFIVTGGNQLKGELTPQGAKNEALQILCATLLTEEEVHIHNLPDILDIRHLIELLQGLGIKVTKHSSHSYTFCAKDVDLDYFGTREFQSNARKIRGSVMLLAPLLARYKKAVLPKPGGDKIGRRRLDTHFLGLQKLGASFDYDDDTNQFNIQADKLTGAYILMDEISVTGTANVVMAAVLAKGTTQLYNAACEPYLQQLCNMLNRMGAKISGIGSNLLLIEGVEKLSGTTHTLLPDMIEIGSFISLAAMTQSDLRIKNARVDQLGIIPFVFERMGVKLIFEQDDIIVPAQEEYEIQSFMDGSIMTIYDAPWPGFTPDLMSVILVLAIQAKGNVLIHQKMFESRLFFVDKLIDMGAQIILCDPHRAAVNGLNRKYPLRGIEMTSPDIRAGVALLIAALSATGTSIINSIHQIDRGYERIDERLNAIGARIERQ; via the coding sequence ATGAATCAATCAGATCGTTTTATCGTTACAGGAGGCAACCAATTAAAAGGCGAATTAACACCTCAAGGTGCAAAAAATGAGGCCTTACAAATATTATGTGCTACGCTACTAACAGAAGAGGAAGTACACATTCATAATTTACCAGATATTCTTGATATCAGGCATTTGATTGAATTGCTTCAGGGCCTTGGTATTAAAGTAACAAAACATTCAAGTCACAGTTATACTTTTTGTGCGAAGGATGTCGATTTGGATTATTTTGGAACTCGCGAATTTCAATCCAATGCGAGAAAAATAAGGGGCTCAGTTATGTTATTAGCTCCACTGTTAGCCAGATATAAAAAAGCTGTACTTCCAAAACCAGGAGGCGATAAAATAGGTCGCAGACGATTAGATACTCATTTTCTTGGACTACAAAAATTGGGTGCCTCCTTTGATTATGATGATGACACCAATCAATTTAATATTCAAGCTGATAAATTGACCGGAGCATATATCCTCATGGATGAAATTTCTGTTACCGGAACAGCAAATGTGGTAATGGCCGCAGTCTTGGCTAAGGGAACTACACAATTGTACAATGCAGCATGTGAACCCTACCTTCAACAATTGTGTAATATGCTCAATCGTATGGGTGCGAAAATATCAGGGATAGGATCAAATTTACTTCTCATAGAAGGTGTAGAAAAACTTTCGGGAACTACACATACCCTACTTCCTGATATGATTGAGATTGGAAGTTTTATCAGTTTAGCAGCCATGACACAATCTGATCTTCGAATTAAGAATGCCCGTGTCGATCAGCTGGGAATTATTCCTTTTGTTTTTGAGCGTATGGGTGTGAAATTGATATTTGAACAAGATGATATTATTGTTCCTGCACAAGAAGAATATGAAATTCAAAGTTTCATGGATGGATCTATCATGACCATATATGATGCTCCATGGCCAGGGTTTACGCCTGATTTAATGAGTGTTATTTTAGTATTAGCTATACAGGCTAAAGGCAATGTTCTTATTCATCAGAAAATGTTTGAATCCCGATTATTTTTTGTCGATAAGTTAATAGATATGGGTGCACAAATTATACTTTGTGATCCACATCGCGCAGCAGTTAATGGATTAAATCGCAAATATCCATTACGCGGTATCGAAATGACTTCTCCAGATATTCGTGCGGGAGTTGCTTTACTCATTGCCGCGCTTTCAGCGACCGGTACAAGTATTATTAACTCCATTCACCAAATCGATCGTGGCTATGAACGTATTGATGAACGGTTAAATGCCATCGGAGCAAGAATAGAGCGTCAGTAA
- a CDS encoding dihydrofolate reductase — MIISAIVAMNAEGIIGLNNQIPWHLSSDLKFFKKTTTGHHILMGRKCYESIGMPLPNRTNIVITRDPYFIISNCLIAHSIEEGISIAKSNQETELFIIGGGEIYNQSMYLCDQLYVTLVDYNGRGDVYFPKIDLNEWKLVYEENHLASDKNPYQHKFQWYNRK, encoded by the coding sequence ATGATCATATCTGCAATAGTTGCAATGAATGCTGAAGGTATTATTGGATTGAATAATCAAATTCCATGGCACCTATCTTCTGATCTGAAATTTTTTAAAAAGACAACAACGGGACACCATATTCTAATGGGGAGAAAATGCTATGAGAGCATAGGCATGCCTTTGCCCAATAGAACGAATATTGTAATAACTCGTGATCCCTATTTTATTATTTCCAATTGTCTAATCGCTCACTCCATAGAAGAAGGAATTTCAATCGCAAAATCAAATCAAGAAACAGAATTATTCATAATTGGTGGTGGAGAAATATACAATCAGTCCATGTATTTATGTGATCAATTGTATGTTACATTAGTAGATTATAACGGAAGGGGTGATGTATATTTTCCAAAAATAGATCTCAATGAATGGAAATTAGTCTATGAAGAAAACCATTTGGCAAGTGACAAAAATCCATATCAACATAAATTTCAATGGTATAATCGCAAATGA
- a CDS encoding DUF2851 family protein, which yields MKEDFLQYIWRTKRLTSQVLSATNGSQIEVLKPGHYNTDQGPDFLFAQLNIDDVIWVGNIEIHVNSSDWNKHQHSDDPNYKNIILHIVWNHDVDILVNDQPLLTLEMKHYVLNTDLERYHLLKDSQFHIPCHLFFNQVPNHVKISQLDKLVVERLESKTNRIKDLLATNEQDWEAVFYNYFCQYLVTPVNTEAMSRLNQLVPWNLVYKLNELELEAALFGTAGMIPDIHQSDYVTQIYNQFNHLVTKYKLKKMNSNSWLFLRLRPAHFPSLRLAQIARFFSSIQRPFAMILEFKSLNQVREFLDTTPSTYWQEHYLFDKISPSSNGHRLGKQTKDILIINVICPLLYVYGQTVLSNDLCTKALSWLDQVGAEKNKYTNDWKLMGLKAVSAAQSQAMLQLSKHYCEQTKCLECQIGHYIMSNPTTIK from the coding sequence ATGAAGGAAGATTTTTTGCAATATATTTGGCGAACCAAAAGATTGACGAGTCAGGTTTTATCAGCAACAAATGGTTCCCAAATTGAAGTTCTTAAACCAGGTCATTATAATACGGATCAAGGTCCTGATTTTTTATTTGCTCAATTAAATATTGATGATGTCATTTGGGTTGGAAATATTGAAATTCATGTTAACTCATCTGATTGGAATAAACATCAACATTCAGATGATCCAAATTACAAAAATATTATTTTACATATAGTCTGGAATCATGATGTAGATATATTAGTAAATGATCAACCATTATTGACTTTAGAAATGAAGCATTATGTATTAAATACAGATTTGGAGCGGTATCATCTATTGAAGGATAGTCAGTTTCATATTCCTTGCCATTTATTTTTTAATCAAGTACCGAATCATGTTAAAATAAGTCAATTGGATAAATTGGTGGTGGAACGATTGGAATCTAAAACAAATCGAATCAAAGATCTTTTAGCTACAAATGAACAGGATTGGGAAGCTGTGTTTTATAATTATTTTTGTCAGTATTTAGTCACTCCGGTAAATACGGAAGCCATGTCAAGACTCAATCAATTGGTGCCTTGGAATTTAGTCTATAAACTGAATGAATTGGAATTGGAGGCAGCATTATTTGGAACAGCCGGTATGATTCCGGATATTCACCAATCAGATTATGTAACTCAGATTTATAATCAATTCAATCATTTAGTTACCAAATATAAACTCAAGAAAATGAACTCGAATAGCTGGCTTTTCTTGAGATTGCGTCCTGCTCATTTTCCCAGTTTGCGATTAGCCCAGATAGCTCGTTTTTTCAGTTCAATCCAAAGGCCTTTCGCAATGATTTTGGAGTTTAAATCTTTAAATCAGGTACGTGAATTTTTAGATACAACGCCTTCAACGTATTGGCAGGAACATTATTTATTTGATAAAATATCTCCCTCAAGTAATGGACATCGTTTAGGAAAACAAACTAAAGATATTTTGATCATTAATGTTATCTGTCCGTTGCTATATGTTTATGGGCAAACCGTTTTATCAAATGATTTATGCACCAAAGCATTATCGTGGTTAGACCAAGTTGGCGCAGAGAAAAACAAATATACTAATGATTGGAAATTAATGGGTTTAAAGGCTGTTAGCGCTGCTCAAAGTCAGGCCATGTTGCAGTTATCTAAGCATTATTGCGAACAGACAAAATGCCTCGAGTGCCAAATAGGTCATTACATAATGTCAAACCCTACTACTATAAAGTAG
- a CDS encoding outer membrane beta-barrel protein has product MKIYINLFLIWNLILISTLVNGQRKGVFVGVNYAVNNVHILNKNDRDEGGLLDFQTTFKSAFGINFGYQISSAWGVQSGILFSGQGQEYSTAGIQIADYNTSLKYIKIPLLLKWNSNQEKLISFTAQVGFQSSILTSATSSRERVFYFFKATSEDVENYYAKHNLDLVVGPGLQLNLGHLTLIGIFRMDISMTDIEAKSKKPGDRNNAANLSFGLPQLSLNYSFGH; this is encoded by the coding sequence ATGAAAATCTACATTAATTTATTTTTGATTTGGAACTTAATATTGATTTCAACTTTAGTCAATGGTCAACGTAAAGGTGTTTTTGTTGGAGTGAATTATGCGGTTAATAATGTACATATCTTAAATAAGAATGATCGAGATGAAGGCGGTTTGTTGGATTTTCAAACTACTTTTAAGTCTGCTTTTGGTATTAATTTTGGTTACCAAATTTCTTCTGCATGGGGAGTTCAATCTGGTATTTTGTTTTCCGGACAAGGTCAGGAGTACAGCACCGCTGGAATTCAAATTGCGGATTATAATACTTCGCTTAAATATATCAAAATTCCACTTTTATTAAAATGGAATTCCAATCAGGAAAAATTAATTTCCTTCACTGCTCAAGTTGGATTCCAGTCAAGTATTTTAACATCTGCTACTTCTTCAAGAGAGCGAGTTTTTTATTTTTTTAAAGCAACAAGTGAAGATGTAGAAAATTATTATGCTAAACATAATTTGGATTTAGTTGTTGGTCCTGGATTGCAATTGAATTTAGGTCATCTAACCTTAATTGGAATTTTTAGAATGGATATTTCTATGACTGATATTGAGGCTAAATCTAAAAAACCAGGAGATCGCAATAATGCAGCTAATTTAAGTTTTGGATTGCCTCAATTGAGTTTAAATTATTCTTTTGGTCATTAA
- a CDS encoding penicillin-binding protein 2 yields MSQDDKKIRFNIIRVVVILMAVMLIGTLAKFQLLDPFYANKANVTTLNQNIIFPARGLFYDRNGKLLVINYPAYDLYVTYKNINKNIDTAHFCSLLGITKEIFIENLNKDWHMGKYSKSIPFVFLKNIDSRTFLAFQENLFRFSGFFPVLRSVREYPESNGAHYLGYISETTPQQISNSEGAYKLGDYIGASGLEKRYEDYIRGEKGVKFILKDNLGREVGPYDNGRLDKDARSGLDMMIGIDLELQKYGEKLMKNKVGSIVAIEPNTGEILALVSSPNYDPNLLSFNRNRGRDYAILLRDSLKPLFDRSASAIYPPGSIFKPILALIAMQEGTMNENTSHECNGAYFYKTVRYGCHNHPKPYNIKVALQHSCNSYFIETFRDLIEIHGFNKAKSGLDILDRYLDKFGLGKPLYSDVATEKGGFIPTSDYYSRLYKTDQWRSTYIISVGIGQGELQLTTIQMANLAAIIANRGYFYTPHLIRKFNTEQVEIPEKFRIKNEVPIDKKYFEPVIDGMELAVNSGTATLAFNPEIQICGKTGTSQNPHGDDHSVFFAFAPKVNPKIALAVYVENAGWGGLIAAPIASLMIEKYLQDTVKRKDLEEKMLKKDLIHKQKS; encoded by the coding sequence ATGAGTCAAGATGATAAAAAAATTAGGTTTAATATCATCAGAGTCGTAGTGATTCTAATGGCGGTCATGCTTATTGGAACACTAGCCAAATTTCAATTGTTAGATCCATTTTATGCTAATAAAGCAAATGTCACAACACTTAATCAAAATATTATTTTTCCGGCTAGAGGATTGTTTTATGACCGAAATGGAAAACTATTGGTTATTAATTATCCGGCCTATGATTTATATGTTACTTATAAAAATATCAATAAGAATATTGATACTGCACACTTTTGTTCATTATTGGGGATAACAAAAGAGATCTTCATAGAGAATCTTAATAAAGATTGGCATATGGGCAAATATTCGAAATCTATTCCATTTGTTTTTCTAAAAAATATTGATTCAAGAACATTCCTGGCATTTCAAGAGAATTTGTTTAGATTTTCTGGATTTTTTCCGGTATTGCGCTCCGTGCGTGAATATCCAGAATCCAATGGAGCACATTATCTTGGATACATCAGTGAAACTACACCACAGCAAATTTCTAATTCGGAAGGTGCGTACAAATTAGGTGATTACATAGGTGCTTCAGGATTGGAAAAACGTTATGAAGATTATATACGCGGTGAAAAGGGTGTGAAATTTATTTTAAAGGATAATTTGGGTCGCGAGGTTGGACCGTATGATAATGGAAGATTGGATAAAGATGCTCGTTCAGGTTTGGATATGATGATTGGTATAGATCTCGAACTTCAGAAGTATGGTGAAAAATTAATGAAAAATAAAGTTGGAAGTATCGTTGCCATTGAGCCAAATACTGGGGAAATTCTTGCGTTGGTTTCTTCTCCTAATTATGATCCGAATTTATTATCCTTTAATAGAAATAGAGGTAGGGATTACGCCATTTTATTGCGAGACTCGTTAAAACCCCTTTTCGATAGATCGGCATCAGCAATTTATCCTCCTGGTTCCATATTCAAACCAATCTTAGCCCTGATTGCCATGCAAGAAGGTACCATGAATGAAAACACTTCTCATGAATGTAATGGTGCATATTTTTATAAAACAGTCCGATATGGGTGCCATAATCACCCTAAACCTTACAATATAAAAGTCGCGCTCCAACATTCATGTAATTCTTATTTTATTGAAACGTTTAGGGATTTAATTGAAATTCATGGATTCAATAAAGCAAAAAGTGGATTGGATATTTTAGATCGATACTTAGATAAATTTGGTTTAGGTAAACCCCTCTATTCAGATGTGGCAACAGAGAAAGGTGGATTTATTCCTACCTCAGATTATTATTCCAGATTATATAAGACAGATCAGTGGAGATCTACTTATATTATTTCCGTTGGAATTGGTCAGGGTGAATTGCAGTTGACAACAATTCAAATGGCGAATTTAGCAGCAATCATTGCGAATCGGGGATATTTTTATACACCGCATTTGATTCGAAAATTTAATACAGAACAAGTAGAAATTCCTGAGAAATTCAGAATTAAAAATGAAGTCCCCATTGATAAAAAATATTTTGAACCCGTTATTGATGGAATGGAATTAGCAGTTAATTCAGGTACTGCAACATTGGCCTTCAATCCTGAAATTCAGATTTGTGGAAAGACCGGAACTTCTCAGAATCCTCATGGCGATGATCACTCTGTTTTTTTTGCTTTCGCTCCTAAAGTGAATCCAAAAATTGCTTTGGCTGTCTATGTCGAAAATGCAGGTTGGGGTGGACTTATTGCTGCTCCCATAGCCTCTTTAATGATTGAGAAATACTTGCAGGATACCGTGAAACGCAAGGACCTTGAAGAGAAAATGTTGAAAAAAGATTTAATACATAAACAAAAGTCATGA
- a CDS encoding DNA gyrase/topoisomerase IV subunit A has translation MDENSNPIEFKDKDEHIITVDGMYEDYFLDYASYVILERAVPAIEDGLKPVQRRILHSMYEKEDGRYHKVANLIGHTMQFHPHGDAAIGEAMVNLGQKELMIDCQGNWGDYRTGDSAAAPRYIEARLTKFALDVAFNPQTTEWQLSYDGRNKEPEALPMKFPLLLAQGVEGIAVGLSTKILPHNFIELIKASIQLLKGKKIEIYPDFETGGSINVSEYQQGHRGGKVKIRAKIEVEDKKWLVIRELPFSVTTTTLIDSIVKAAEKGKIKIKQVSDNTAKDVEIRIELQPGVSPEVSIDALYAFTSCEVSISPNACVIVKDKPLFLNVQEILRISTEHTRDLLQQELQIKKDELLEKWHLTSLEKIFIEQRIYRDIEECTNWEQVVSAIDSGLKKYIITPSMNIKGADKRARLNREITLEDITHLTEIRIKRISKYNKFQTDEQLKNLESDIKQVQHDLDHIIEFAIAYFERLLTKYGKGRERKTRILEFESIQATQVVANNSKLYVNRVDGFIGNGLKKDEFVKECSDIDDIIVFRNDSKFVVSRIAEKTFVGKDIIHVDVWKKNDERTTYNVVYLDGETGRAMAKRFNVTAITRDKEYELSKGHPKSKVLYFSVNPDGEAEKITIQLTTGCSAKIKQFDFDFASIEIKGRSSLGNIITKYPVRKITLKEKGLSTLGSQSIWYDENTGRLNTEERGKLIGGLNKGDQILSCYKNGTYEITEYDLNNRYAYEDLILIEKFNPNTILSVIYFEGDKKWAMAKRFKIETTSFGTKFNFISEHKDSKLYFVSTHANPEVLFSYKRKNERFDEILTLREFVDVKGWKAIGNKIEDVPLIKVVDQSKTMVSKPTESKKTYKPGETLDFD, from the coding sequence ATGGACGAAAACTCAAACCCTATAGAATTTAAAGACAAGGATGAACATATCATCACTGTCGATGGAATGTATGAAGACTATTTTTTAGATTATGCATCTTATGTCATATTGGAACGTGCTGTTCCAGCTATTGAAGATGGACTAAAGCCCGTGCAGAGAAGGATTTTACACAGTATGTACGAAAAAGAGGATGGCAGGTATCATAAAGTGGCCAACCTGATTGGACACACAATGCAATTCCATCCACATGGCGATGCAGCCATTGGAGAAGCTATGGTTAATCTGGGTCAAAAAGAACTCATGATAGATTGCCAGGGAAACTGGGGCGATTACCGAACAGGTGACTCTGCAGCAGCTCCGAGATATATAGAAGCTCGGTTAACGAAGTTCGCCTTAGATGTTGCCTTCAACCCTCAAACTACGGAATGGCAATTATCTTACGATGGACGCAATAAAGAACCTGAGGCCCTTCCTATGAAATTTCCGTTGCTTCTGGCCCAGGGTGTAGAAGGTATTGCAGTAGGTCTCTCTACAAAAATTCTTCCCCACAATTTTATTGAACTCATAAAGGCCTCTATTCAATTGCTTAAAGGTAAAAAAATTGAAATTTATCCAGACTTTGAAACGGGAGGATCCATAAATGTATCAGAATACCAACAAGGTCATCGCGGTGGCAAAGTAAAAATCCGGGCTAAAATAGAAGTGGAAGATAAAAAATGGTTGGTTATCCGCGAACTACCTTTTTCAGTTACCACAACGACACTCATTGATTCTATCGTCAAGGCAGCTGAAAAAGGAAAAATTAAAATTAAACAGGTATCTGATAATACAGCTAAAGACGTTGAGATTAGGATAGAATTACAGCCCGGAGTTTCACCGGAAGTTAGTATTGATGCATTGTATGCTTTTACCAGTTGTGAGGTATCTATATCTCCAAATGCGTGCGTCATTGTAAAGGACAAACCCCTATTTCTTAATGTACAAGAAATATTACGAATTTCAACTGAACACACTAGAGATTTATTACAACAAGAACTTCAAATAAAAAAAGACGAACTTCTTGAAAAATGGCATCTAACTTCACTTGAAAAAATATTTATCGAACAAAGAATCTATCGCGACATAGAAGAATGTACCAATTGGGAACAAGTGGTGAGCGCTATCGATTCCGGTTTAAAAAAATACATTATCACGCCTTCTATGAACATAAAAGGTGCTGATAAAAGAGCTCGATTAAATCGTGAAATAACATTAGAAGACATCACGCATCTAACTGAAATTCGGATTAAACGGATTTCAAAATATAATAAATTTCAAACGGATGAACAATTAAAAAATCTAGAATCTGATATCAAACAAGTTCAACATGATTTAGATCATATCATTGAATTTGCAATTGCATATTTCGAACGCCTGCTAACAAAATATGGAAAAGGACGCGAACGAAAAACGCGCATTCTGGAATTCGAATCCATACAGGCCACCCAGGTGGTTGCTAATAATTCGAAATTGTATGTAAACAGAGTAGATGGATTTATTGGTAATGGTTTGAAGAAAGATGAATTTGTAAAAGAATGTTCCGACATTGATGACATCATCGTTTTTAGAAATGATTCCAAATTTGTGGTGAGCAGAATTGCTGAAAAAACATTTGTAGGCAAGGATATTATTCATGTAGATGTCTGGAAAAAAAATGATGAACGTACTACTTATAATGTAGTTTACCTAGATGGTGAAACCGGGCGTGCTATGGCTAAACGATTCAATGTAACGGCCATTACCAGAGATAAAGAATATGAATTATCCAAAGGCCATCCCAAATCCAAGGTACTTTATTTTTCAGTCAATCCAGATGGTGAAGCTGAAAAAATTACCATACAATTGACTACAGGATGTTCCGCTAAAATCAAACAATTTGATTTTGATTTTGCATCCATAGAAATCAAAGGAAGAAGTTCACTAGGTAATATTATTACTAAATATCCCGTTCGCAAAATTACATTAAAAGAAAAAGGGCTTTCGACTCTGGGATCCCAATCCATATGGTATGATGAAAACACAGGACGTCTTAATACCGAAGAACGCGGTAAATTAATAGGTGGATTGAACAAAGGAGATCAAATCCTCAGCTGTTATAAAAACGGTACTTACGAAATCACAGAATACGATCTGAACAACCGATATGCTTATGAAGATTTGATCTTAATCGAAAAGTTCAATCCCAACACCATACTTTCTGTCATTTACTTTGAAGGTGATAAAAAATGGGCTATGGCTAAACGTTTCAAGATCGAAACGACTTCCTTCGGAACCAAATTCAATTTTATATCTGAACATAAGGACTCCAAATTATATTTTGTTTCCACTCATGCCAATCCAGAAGTGTTATTCTCATACAAACGTAAAAATGAACGCTTTGATGAAATATTAACCTTACGTGAATTTGTGGATGTAAAAGGTTGGAAAGCCATTGGCAATAAAATAGAAGATGTACCACTAATTAAAGTTGTAGATCAATCTAAAACCATGGTAAGTAAACCTACAGAGTCTAAAAAAACCTATAAACCGGGAGAAACTTTAGATTTTGATTAG
- a CDS encoding energy transducer TonB, with protein MDDIVFENRNKSYGAFLLRRLYDKNMSKAMLLGSLFFVIMVCMPMIIRVVKGMLPDKKDEFELKEVTLAEPPPIDPKQPPPPPPPKVDPPPIKDQIKFVPPKVKKDEEVKEEEPPPPTVEEIKDKDIATETKKGEEGGVDASLVEPPPPVVEEEKKEPEVFNFVEQMPEFPDGPAAMMKYIQSNMKYPAIARENDIQGTVVVQFVVAKDGDITKVNVVRGIGGGCDEEAVRVVKSMPNWKSGKHNGKAVPVNFTLPIKFKLEG; from the coding sequence ATGGATGATATTGTATTCGAGAACCGCAATAAATCCTACGGTGCTTTTTTATTGAGAAGGCTCTATGATAAAAACATGTCTAAGGCCATGTTATTGGGTAGTTTATTTTTTGTGATTATGGTGTGCATGCCTATGATCATTCGTGTCGTCAAAGGAATGCTTCCGGATAAGAAAGATGAATTCGAATTAAAAGAAGTCACTTTGGCTGAGCCACCACCTATCGATCCTAAACAACCACCTCCACCGCCACCTCCAAAAGTAGATCCACCACCGATTAAAGATCAAATTAAATTTGTTCCTCCTAAGGTGAAAAAAGATGAAGAGGTTAAAGAAGAAGAACCACCTCCACCAACTGTTGAGGAGATTAAGGATAAAGATATAGCTACTGAAACTAAAAAAGGTGAAGAAGGCGGCGTCGATGCTTCATTAGTAGAACCACCTCCACCAGTAGTAGAAGAAGAAAAAAAAGAACCTGAAGTTTTTAATTTCGTTGAGCAGATGCCAGAATTTCCGGATGGTCCTGCGGCTATGATGAAATATATCCAATCGAATATGAAGTATCCTGCTATTGCCAGGGAGAATGATATTCAAGGTACCGTCGTAGTACAATTCGTAGTGGCTAAGGATGGCGATATCACTAAAGTCAATGTAGTTCGTGGTATAGGAGGAGGATGTGACGAGGAAGCTGTCCGAGTTGTAAAATCTATGCCTAATTGGAAATCAGGAAAACACAATGGTAAAGCAGTACCTGTAAACTTTACATTGCCTATTAAATTTAAGTTGGAAGGCTAA